The Paraphotobacterium marinum genome contains a region encoding:
- the dbpA gene encoding ATP-dependent RNA helicase DbpA, translated as MNNQNNLFSEIELKQELLQGLGDLNYVKMTDVQKQSIPYILQKKDVIVEAQTGSGKTAAFGLGLLNQLDVKVFRLQSLILCPTRELADQVANELRKLAKKIHNVKILTICGGMPYGPQISSLKHGAHVIVGTPGRVHDHLLKQRINFSNIQSFILDEADRMLEMGFKDTIDDLIEKLPDRRQNLLFSATYPKEISEISNHIMKEPIFIKVKSTSSKTNITQKFYKAKNDEDKISLISSLLSTHKPESCIIFCNTKKRVKQLEELIKKEGFTTKSLHGDLEQKDRNQVLVQFLNKSVTVLIATDVAARGIDVNNLDLVINFDLPFDSSVYTHRIGRTGRAGNNGLACSLISDNDLQKIIFLEDLLGITIDFLENDFSKFDVYKPKFNTVQINAGKKQKIRAGDILGALTNHPDIRGEDIGLINIFDNTSYVAIKLSKSNKAIKKITTDKLKGRSFRARLIR; from the coding sequence TTGAACAATCAAAATAATTTGTTTTCTGAAATAGAATTAAAACAAGAACTTTTGCAAGGATTGGGGGACCTCAATTATGTAAAAATGACTGATGTTCAAAAACAAAGTATTCCATATATTCTTCAAAAGAAAGATGTTATTGTTGAAGCTCAGACTGGTTCTGGTAAAACAGCAGCATTTGGTTTAGGGTTATTAAATCAATTAGATGTTAAAGTTTTTCGGTTACAGTCACTTATTTTATGTCCAACAAGGGAGCTAGCTGACCAAGTTGCAAATGAATTAAGAAAGTTAGCAAAAAAAATACACAATGTAAAAATATTAACTATCTGTGGGGGGATGCCTTACGGTCCTCAAATTTCTTCACTAAAGCATGGGGCGCATGTGATCGTCGGAACACCAGGAAGAGTTCATGACCATTTACTTAAACAAAGGATTAACTTTTCAAACATCCAAAGCTTTATTTTAGATGAAGCTGATAGAATGTTGGAGATGGGCTTTAAAGATACAATTGATGATTTAATAGAAAAGTTGCCTGATAGACGTCAGAATTTATTGTTTAGTGCGACATATCCAAAAGAAATTTCAGAAATATCAAATCATATTATGAAAGAACCTATTTTTATTAAAGTAAAGTCCACCTCAAGCAAGACCAATATAACTCAAAAATTTTATAAAGCTAAAAATGATGAAGATAAGATATCACTTATTTCTTCTCTGCTTTCTACTCATAAGCCTGAAAGCTGTATTATTTTTTGTAATACAAAAAAGCGAGTTAAACAATTAGAAGAATTAATAAAAAAAGAGGGTTTCACAACTAAGTCTTTACATGGTGATTTAGAACAAAAAGACAGAAACCAAGTTTTAGTTCAATTTTTAAATAAAAGTGTTACAGTTTTAATTGCAACGGATGTTGCTGCAAGAGGTATAGACGTTAATAACTTAGACTTGGTTATAAATTTTGACTTACCTTTTGATAGTTCTGTCTACACGCATCGAATAGGCCGTACTGGAAGAGCTGGAAATAATGGGTTAGCTTGTTCTTTAATATCTGATAATGATTTACAAAAAATTATTTTTCTTGAAGATCTTTTGGGCATCACTATTGATTTTCTAGAGAATGATTTTTCAAAGTTTGATGTCTATAAACCTAAATTTAATACAGTACAAATCAATGCTGGAAAAAAACAAAAAATACGTGCTGGTGACATCCTTGGTGCTTTGACTAATCATCCAGATATTAGAGGTGAAGATATAGGTCTAATAAATATTTTTGATAATACTTCATATGTTGCAATTAAGTTGTCTAAGTCTAATAAAGCTATAAAAAAAATTACTACGGATAAACTCAAAGGACGATCATTTAGAGCGCGTCTAATTAGATAA
- a CDS encoding acyloxyacyl hydrolase, with product MGERYLGMRFTFRDTIGLGTNINDDWKVSLSFIHYSHLCECINQGINAHVELGGYLYFLIFSLIV from the coding sequence ATTGGTGAACGATATTTGGGAATGCGCTTTACATTCAGAGACACAATTGGTTTAGGAACTAATATAAATGATGACTGGAAGGTAAGTTTGTCTTTTATTCACTATTCCCACTTGTGTGAGTGCATTAATCAGGGAATAAATGCACATGTTGAGTTGGGGGGTTACTTATATTTTTTAATATTTAGTTTAATTGTTTAA
- a CDS encoding calcium:proton antiporter codes for MVFNKSKLLNELGLILAIIVYIILNFGFQNFTPSNLNNFAVLLSTFFIFIIMLYCAFNIVRHADWLAEKFGEPYGTLILTLSVISIEVALIITMMFIGKGDPTLARDTMFAVIMIAINGFAGLSLLTGGLKHKQQLFNIEGASAYLAVLIPLITICLILPNYTKSTSEGTFSSAQSFLVIGVSIVLYVTFLIKQTITHKDYFKFSIEIEEEKPHDDEPAIKTFYHIIALVIGLIVMILLSKNLSLFLDFSIERVGLPSKLGGFLVALLVLAPEGVCAIQSAYRDQLQRSINLCMGSAVATICLTVPAVLIISQIMNQSLILGMENTSMVIMILTFLISMITFSAKKTNALYGMVLLSTFAIYFSMLFD; via the coding sequence ATGGTATTTAATAAATCTAAACTGTTGAATGAATTAGGTTTAATTCTCGCAATTATTGTTTACATCATCCTAAATTTTGGTTTTCAAAACTTTACTCCCTCAAATTTAAATAACTTTGCAGTACTTTTATCTACTTTTTTTATTTTTATTATAATGTTGTATTGTGCATTTAATATCGTTCGACATGCAGACTGGCTAGCAGAAAAGTTTGGTGAACCATACGGTACTCTAATTCTTACACTGTCAGTGATTTCGATAGAAGTTGCACTAATTATTACTATGATGTTCATAGGTAAAGGAGATCCCACTCTTGCCAGAGATACTATGTTTGCCGTGATTATGATTGCGATTAATGGATTTGCTGGTTTAAGCTTGCTTACTGGAGGTCTAAAACATAAACAGCAATTATTCAATATAGAAGGTGCAAGTGCATATCTTGCTGTTTTAATTCCTTTAATTACTATTTGTTTAATATTACCAAATTACACAAAATCAACATCGGAAGGTACTTTTTCATCGGCTCAATCTTTTTTGGTCATTGGTGTAAGCATTGTCCTTTATGTTACATTCTTAATTAAACAAACAATAACACATAAGGATTATTTTAAATTTTCAATTGAAATTGAAGAAGAAAAGCCGCATGATGATGAACCGGCTATTAAAACATTTTATCATATTATTGCTTTAGTAATTGGTTTAATAGTGATGATCCTTTTATCAAAAAACTTATCATTATTTTTGGATTTCAGTATAGAGAGAGTAGGCTTGCCGAGTAAATTAGGTGGTTTTTTGGTTGCATTACTTGTTTTAGCTCCAGAAGGTGTTTGTGCTATTCAGTCTGCTTACAGAGATCAGTTACAGCGCTCAATAAACTTGTGTATGGGATCAGCTGTAGCAACTATTTGTTTAACCGTGCCTGCTGTTCTAATTATTAGCCAAATTATGAATCAATCTCTTATCTTGGGTATGGAAAACACTTCTATGGTTATTATGATTTTAACCTTTTTGATAAGCATGATAACTTTCAGCGCAAAGAAAACAAATGCTTTGTATGGTATGGTATTGTTAAGTACATTTGCCATTTATTTTTCAATGTTATTTGACTAA
- a CDS encoding SIR2 family protein — MHDQLINAYKEGNLILFIGAGISRNMDVPDWNSLIDKIALEMGFDPDEFKSYGTHWDLAEYYRIKTGSIGPLRSWMDREWHSNAKEISSSKIHELIVNSAFNIIYTTNYDRWLEIAFQYYNKPYTKICSVADLTQLKENVTQIIKFHGDFDDDDSIVLDATSYYERLEFETPLDIKLRSDLLGKSVLFIGYGLSDINLRILFYKLTKLWKKNNYATTQPKSYIFMHKPNPVQKLVFEQWGISVITPEEESDSPKEATEKFLTKLNKKLS, encoded by the coding sequence ATGCACGATCAATTAATTAATGCATACAAAGAAGGTAATTTAATTTTATTCATTGGTGCAGGTATATCTAGGAACATGGATGTCCCAGACTGGAATAGTTTAATAGATAAGATTGCCTTAGAGATGGGTTTTGATCCAGATGAATTTAAATCATATGGTACTCATTGGGACTTAGCCGAATACTATCGTATTAAAACCGGAAGTATTGGTCCCTTAAGGAGCTGGATGGATAGAGAATGGCACTCCAATGCAAAAGAGATATCATCAAGTAAAATTCACGAACTTATTGTTAACTCTGCATTTAACATTATTTATACTACTAATTATGATCGTTGGTTGGAGATTGCCTTTCAATATTACAATAAACCATACACAAAAATCTGTTCTGTTGCTGACTTAACTCAATTAAAAGAAAATGTTACGCAAATTATTAAATTTCATGGTGACTTTGATGATGACGATTCAATTGTTTTAGATGCCACTAGTTATTATGAAAGATTAGAATTTGAAACACCACTAGATATTAAACTTCGATCAGATTTGTTAGGTAAGTCGGTATTGTTTATAGGGTATGGGTTGAGTGATATAAACTTAAGAATTTTATTTTATAAGCTTACAAAATTATGGAAAAAAAATAATTATGCAACGACACAACCCAAATCTTATATATTCATGCATAAGCCTAATCCTGTGCAAAAATTAGTATTTGAACAATGGGGAATTAGTGTTATTACTCCTGAAGAGGAAAGTGACTCACCTAAAGAAGCTACTGAAAAATTCTTAACCAAATTAAATAAAAAATTATCTTAG
- the manA gene encoding mannose-6-phosphate isomerase, class I, which produces MTQNMISFYLMKNEIKNYEWGSVTSIQELFEIDNCEAKPQAEIWMGSHENGSSFIITNNKEQSLREFIKTNPKEILGERTSKSFNKQLPYLFKVLAAQKALSIQVHPSKESAEQGYHKEELKGIKLDDYYRNYKDPNHKPELVYALTDFEALNGFISYLDVFNNFQALQFEEFEQYLSDFSKKLNENGLKVFISNLLNLEDSLKRSVCEKLVVLAKSPSKSNDQKYKLIRLFSESFSDDIGLFAPLFLNIVKLKPGEAMFLEAGRPHAYLYGTALEIMANSDNVLRAGLTPKNIDVGELVDNTTFVPTLLDNLRVKPNQNACEEKFEVPVNDFKFSIFTKPKSKLISTNSAEIIFAVDKACTLIDEKGCSISFDKGESVFIPAFVKQYNIVSDGIVARAFN; this is translated from the coding sequence ATGACACAAAATATGATTTCTTTTTATTTGATGAAAAATGAAATTAAAAATTATGAATGGGGTAGTGTAACATCTATACAAGAACTATTTGAAATTGATAATTGCGAGGCAAAACCCCAAGCTGAAATTTGGATGGGTAGTCATGAGAATGGAAGTTCTTTTATTATAACTAATAATAAAGAGCAGTCTTTACGTGAATTTATCAAAACAAACCCAAAAGAAATTTTAGGCGAAAGGACATCAAAAAGTTTTAATAAACAACTACCGTATTTGTTTAAGGTGCTCGCTGCACAAAAAGCCCTTTCTATTCAAGTGCATCCCTCTAAAGAATCTGCCGAACAAGGCTACCATAAAGAGGAATTAAAAGGCATAAAATTGGATGATTATTATAGAAATTATAAAGATCCCAATCATAAACCAGAATTAGTTTATGCTTTAACAGATTTTGAAGCTTTAAACGGATTTATATCATATTTGGATGTGTTTAATAATTTTCAAGCACTTCAATTTGAAGAGTTTGAGCAGTATCTTTCAGACTTTTCTAAGAAATTGAATGAAAATGGTTTAAAAGTATTTATTTCAAACCTACTAAATTTAGAAGACTCTTTGAAACGAAGTGTCTGCGAAAAATTAGTTGTGTTAGCTAAAAGTCCATCTAAAAGTAACGATCAAAAGTATAAATTAATAAGGTTATTTTCTGAAAGTTTTAGTGATGATATCGGCCTGTTTGCACCGTTATTTTTGAATATTGTTAAACTTAAACCGGGCGAGGCAATGTTTCTCGAAGCTGGAAGACCACATGCTTATTTATACGGAACAGCACTAGAAATAATGGCAAACTCTGATAATGTGTTAAGAGCTGGGCTTACGCCTAAAAATATAGATGTTGGAGAGCTTGTTGATAACACAACATTTGTACCAACACTTTTAGATAATTTAAGAGTTAAACCAAATCAAAATGCATGCGAAGAAAAGTTTGAAGTACCTGTTAATGATTTTAAATTCTCAATATTCACCAAGCCCAAATCAAAATTAATTTCTACGAATAGTGCTGAGATTATTTTCGCAGTCGATAAAGCTTGTACTTTAATCGATGAAAAGGGCTGTTCAATAAGTTTTGATAAAGGTGAGTCGGTTTTTATTCCTGCTTTTGTAAAACAGTACAATATCGTTTCAGATGGTATTGTTGCTAGGGCTTTTAATTAA
- the ccoN gene encoding cytochrome-c oxidase, cbb3-type subunit I translates to MMKSNQLNTDIIKYFALMTIFWGLMGMSIGVLIAAQLVWPTLNFDTPWLTYSRIRPLHTNLVIFGFGASALITSSLYIVQKTCNTSLYAPRLTKLMFWGWQLVILSMVISLPLGYTSSKEYAETEWPIDILLGLIWLAYGVVFFGTITKRKTHHIYVANWFFGAFIITIGILHIVNNLTVPVHFLKSYSIYSGTVDAMVQWWYGHNAVGFLLTAGFLGMMYYFVPKQANRPIYSYRLSIVHFWALISLYIWAGPHHLHYTALPDWIQSLGMVMSIILFVPSWGGMINGIMTLSGAWDKLKTDPILKFLVISLSFYGMSTFEGPMMAIKSVNALSHYTDWTIGHVHSGALGWVAMITIGSLYYLIPKLFNKEKMYSVALINTHFWLATLGTFIYIISMWCSGIMQGLMWKALNNDGTLKYSFIESIVASQPFYFSRFVGGVVFLSGMILMVYNVYKTLDLKLTFKFSFFYKNKKILEQGLINEK, encoded by the coding sequence ATGATGAAATCTAATCAATTGAATACAGACATAATTAAATATTTTGCTTTGATGACAATATTTTGGGGTCTAATGGGCATGAGTATTGGTGTTTTAATTGCAGCACAGTTAGTATGGCCTACTCTGAATTTTGATACGCCATGGCTCACATACAGTAGGATAAGACCCTTACATACAAACTTAGTTATTTTTGGTTTTGGTGCTAGCGCATTAATAACATCATCTTTATATATTGTCCAAAAAACTTGTAACACCTCCTTATATGCTCCCAGATTAACAAAGCTCATGTTTTGGGGGTGGCAGTTAGTTATTTTATCCATGGTTATTTCCCTTCCTCTAGGATATACCAGTAGCAAAGAGTATGCTGAAACTGAATGGCCTATTGACATACTTTTAGGTTTGATTTGGCTTGCATATGGTGTTGTGTTTTTTGGGACTATTACAAAAAGAAAAACACATCATATCTACGTAGCCAATTGGTTTTTTGGTGCTTTCATTATAACAATTGGAATACTTCATATCGTTAATAATCTGACAGTTCCAGTCCACTTTTTAAAATCTTATTCAATTTACAGTGGTACAGTAGATGCAATGGTTCAATGGTGGTACGGTCACAATGCTGTAGGATTTTTACTTACAGCTGGTTTTCTTGGAATGATGTATTACTTTGTTCCAAAACAAGCTAACCGCCCGATTTATTCATACAGACTATCAATTGTCCATTTTTGGGCGCTCATTTCTTTATATATTTGGGCTGGTCCACATCATTTACATTACACAGCTCTGCCTGATTGGATTCAATCCTTAGGAATGGTAATGTCTATCATATTATTTGTTCCATCTTGGGGAGGAATGATAAATGGAATCATGACGTTATCAGGTGCATGGGATAAATTAAAGACTGATCCAATCCTCAAGTTTTTAGTGATATCGTTATCTTTCTATGGTATGTCAACTTTTGAAGGCCCTATGATGGCAATTAAAAGTGTAAATGCGTTATCACATTACACTGATTGGACAATAGGCCATGTTCATTCTGGTGCACTTGGATGGGTTGCAATGATTACAATTGGATCTTTGTATTACCTAATACCCAAATTATTCAACAAAGAAAAAATGTATTCAGTCGCTCTAATAAATACCCATTTCTGGTTAGCTACTTTGGGCACCTTTATATATATCATATCCATGTGGTGCTCAGGTATCATGCAAGGATTGATGTGGAAAGCTTTGAATAATGATGGAACTCTAAAATATAGCTTTATCGAGTCAATTGTTGCTTCTCAGCCCTTTTACTTTTCTCGATTTGTTGGAGGAGTTGTTTTCTTATCTGGAATGATTTTAATGGTTTATAACGTATATAAAACGTTAGATCTAAAATTAACCTTTAAGTTTAGTTTTTTCTATAAAAATAAAAAAATATTAGAACAAGGTTTAATTAATGAAAAATAA
- the ccoO gene encoding cytochrome-c oxidase, cbb3-type subunit II: MKNKHLIIEKNIGLLAILTVIAISFGSFVEVVPLIFKEKETNKLENLRPYTALELEGRDVYIANGCHVCHSQMIRPFRSETERYGHYSVAGESIWEHPFLWGSKRTGPDLARVGKRYSDEWHRLHLINPRDVVPESNMPAYPWLEKNLIDSSLTKKKMQIFRDHFGVPYSEEDIEESSNLVNGKTEMDALIAYLQSLGHAMR, encoded by the coding sequence ATGAAAAATAAGCATCTCATAATAGAAAAAAACATTGGTTTACTAGCAATATTAACGGTTATCGCAATTAGTTTTGGTTCCTTTGTCGAAGTCGTACCACTTATTTTCAAAGAAAAAGAAACAAACAAACTTGAAAATTTAAGACCCTATACCGCGTTAGAGTTGGAAGGAAGAGATGTGTATATTGCAAATGGCTGTCATGTTTGTCACAGTCAAATGATAAGGCCATTTCGCTCCGAAACTGAACGATATGGCCATTACTCCGTAGCAGGAGAAAGTATTTGGGAACATCCTTTTTTATGGGGCTCAAAAAGAACAGGGCCTGATTTAGCAAGAGTTGGAAAAAGATATTCCGATGAATGGCATCGATTGCATCTAATTAATCCCAGAGATGTTGTTCCAGAATCAAACATGCCAGCTTATCCCTGGCTTGAAAAAAACTTAATTGATAGTTCTTTAACAAAAAAAAAGATGCAAATTTTTAGAGATCATTTTGGTGTTCCTTATTCCGAAGAAGATATTGAAGAGTCTAGTAATCTTGTTAATGGAAAAACTGAAATGGATGCGCTTATCGCTTATCTCCAATCACTTGGGCATGCTATGAGGTAA
- a CDS encoding CcoQ/FixQ family Cbb3-type cytochrome c oxidase assembly chaperone: MNILNIHIIWTIVIFITIIGIIFWAFSRKNKSNFEQIAKSILDSDQSGKEEK, encoded by the coding sequence ATGAACATATTAAATATTCACATTATTTGGACAATCGTAATCTTTATTACAATTATTGGCATCATTTTTTGGGCATTCAGTCGAAAAAACAAATCTAACTTTGAACAAATAGCAAAAAGTATACTCGACTCCGATCAAAGTGGTAAGGAAGAAAAATGA
- a CDS encoding c-type cytochrome has protein sequence MNVFWDLWVIFFTVITLLFIAVLIIYINKNICDVPEGQEMDHEYDGIKEINNPLPSWWVKMFWMTIIFAVIYMLLYPSFSNFKGILNWQSSEKNISSKHDIIESLKHADKTNVWDGYIAEMKLAEQKYDKVLKKILYDDNGKKKNITELVQNLDAIQIGQNLFEQNCSQCHGVNAQGQKSFPNLTDSDWIHGDSLEQITNIIKNGKVNRMPPWQNTFTNTQIKDLVSYVLSLSGRTVNLQSAESGKKLFTACAGCHGISGQGNITLGAPNLTDQNWLYGGSRDDVYHSIALGRKGVMPAWGDILSENKILLIIAYIKHFQYLDIVQKENKLNDKKEKS, from the coding sequence ATGAATGTTTTTTGGGACTTGTGGGTAATTTTTTTCACTGTCATCACTCTCCTATTCATCGCTGTCTTAATAATTTATATAAATAAAAATATCTGTGATGTTCCTGAAGGACAAGAGATGGACCATGAGTACGATGGAATCAAAGAAATAAATAACCCACTTCCTAGTTGGTGGGTAAAAATGTTTTGGATGACAATAATTTTTGCTGTTATTTATATGTTGCTCTACCCTAGCTTTTCCAATTTCAAGGGAATTTTAAACTGGCAAAGCTCTGAAAAAAACATTTCATCCAAACATGACATAATTGAAAGCCTCAAACATGCCGACAAAACGAATGTTTGGGATGGATATATTGCGGAAATGAAATTGGCGGAACAAAAATATGATAAAGTTTTAAAAAAGATTCTTTATGACGATAATGGAAAAAAGAAAAATATAACTGAACTAGTGCAAAATTTAGACGCAATACAAATCGGACAAAATTTATTTGAGCAAAACTGCTCTCAATGTCATGGAGTAAATGCGCAAGGACAAAAATCTTTTCCAAATTTAACTGATAGCGACTGGATTCATGGTGATTCATTAGAGCAAATTACTAATATCATAAAAAATGGAAAAGTTAATAGAATGCCTCCATGGCAAAATACTTTCACGAACACTCAGATTAAAGACTTAGTCTCCTATGTATTAAGTTTATCAGGTCGAACGGTAAACCTGCAATCAGCTGAATCTGGAAAAAAATTATTTACAGCCTGTGCTGGCTGTCACGGCATTTCTGGCCAGGGCAACATAACTTTAGGCGCACCTAATTTAACTGATCAAAACTGGTTATATGGCGGAAGTCGGGATGATGTTTACCATTCCATAGCTCTTGGTAGAAAGGGGGTTATGCCCGCATGGGGGGATATATTATCTGAAAATAAAATCTTACTAATTATTGCCTATATTAAACATTTTCAATACCTTGATATTGTCCAAAAGGAAAATAAACTTAATGATAAAAAAGAGAAGTCTTAA
- a CDS encoding FixH family protein: protein MIKKRSLNGVLFLILGIPILSLIIGIIAIYLSQVHKEHVIFNSENHIKSQKYKNLNEDKILIAKKMKIKIDVTFQKTQLVVHLQKGLLSKYPLLKIKVYHKTMKDLDRTFIVKSKDNNGYYNIDTQLKEPSIFNISVEPLDGDWIVIQKANINV from the coding sequence ATGATAAAAAAGAGAAGTCTTAATGGAGTATTATTTTTAATTCTGGGTATACCTATTTTATCCTTAATTATTGGGATCATAGCTATTTATTTGAGCCAAGTTCATAAAGAGCATGTTATTTTTAATTCTGAAAATCACATAAAATCTCAAAAATATAAGAACTTAAATGAGGACAAGATTCTTATCGCAAAAAAAATGAAAATAAAAATTGATGTTACTTTTCAAAAAACACAACTGGTCGTTCATTTACAAAAAGGACTTCTTAGCAAATACCCGCTGTTAAAAATCAAAGTATATCATAAAACAATGAAGGATCTTGATCGCACCTTTATTGTGAAAAGTAAAGATAATAATGGTTATTACAATATAGATACTCAATTAAAAGAGCCTTCCATTTTTAATATTTCAGTAGAACCATTAGATGGTGACTGGATAGTGATTCAAAAGGCTAATATCAATGTGTAA